Sequence from the Deinococcus sedimenti genome:
ACGGTGACGTGCCTGGGGGTGACGGCGATCAGGTCAGGATCTGCCCGAGGGTCTTCCCCGCGTCCACGAGCACCTCGGCCGGGAACGTGCCCTGCGCCTGCGCCATGTCCAGCAGTTCCTCGTAGCTCTTCCCCCAGTTCATGTACCGGTCCGTGCGGCTCGGCCCGGTGAACTCCGATTGGAAGAACACCTCCGCCCAGTCGGGTTGCGTGTCCGGCGTGCAGGCCTGCGGGTACGCGGTGGACCCCCGGCACACCTGTCCGCTGGGGAAGATGTTCCAGAACGGCGCGTGGCACACGGGCGTGTCCAGGGTGGGGCGCGTGTTCTCCCGGAGGGCGTACACGCTCAGGCTGCCCGGCCCGGCAATGAACACCAGGGGTGGGTGGGGGACGAGCTGCCCGGAGAAGCGGGCCACGCTGCCGGCCTGGGCGTACTTGGGGTTGAACAGGAAGGCTCGTTCCCCGGCGGGGATCCACCAGGCGCACGCGGTGGGCGAGGTGGCCAGCGTGTTCTGCCGGGTGGGCGTGAGGGCCCGGCCGCCCAGGGTCATCAGGAGGTCACGGGCGTCCTCGCGGGTGAGGGCCTGCGCGGC
This genomic interval carries:
- a CDS encoding PRTRC system protein B, with amino-acid sequence MTATITISTERTQRAAPALHEPVLALILYAPGGQDGLSSGYTRKHRIRHDGRGRALLGAAQALTREDARDLLMTLGGRALTPTRQNTLATSPTACAWWIPAGERAFLFNPKYAQAGSVARFSGQLVPHPPLVFIAGPGSLSVYALRENTRPTLDTPVCHAPFWNIFPSGQVCRGSTAYPQACTPDTQPDWAEVFFQSEFTGPSRTDRYMNWGKSYEELLDMAQAQGTFPAEVLVDAGKTLGQILT